GACCGCAAGTCGTTACGATTACCGGGCTTGACCAGCAGACCGTTCTCGCCGTCGCGGACGAACGCGGGAATGCCACCGACGCGGGTCGCGACCACTGGTAGGCCCCGTGCCATCCCTTCGCCGAGGACGCGGGGGAGTCCCTCGGTGTACGAGGGGAGGATCAGGAGGTCGCTGTCGTCGTACCGACGCCACAGCTCCTCACCGTGAGGGACGAAGCCGTGGAAGACGGTCTCATCGGCGACACCGAGGGTACGGGCCTGCTCTCGTAGCGAGTCTTCGGCCGGGCCGTCGCCGACGACGTGGAGTGTCAGTTCCCGATCGGCCCGCTCAACTAGCTCCGCGAACGCGGCCAGCAGATCACCGACGCCTTTTTCTCCTGAAAGACGCCCCACGAAGAGGAGGTCGGAGACCTCATCCGCGGGATCGACGCTTTCGCGTACGATGTTGTCGTGAACCAGTGGGAACAGGCTAACCAGTTTCGCTGGGGGATACCCACGCTCGGCGAGCCGGTCGGTGTACTCCCCGATAGTGAAAAGGACCGTTCGATCGTTCCGGAGGAGACGCTTCGTCGCCCACCCGTAGCTACCGACGACCCTGCGGAGGAACCGACGCTTCAGCGGGGCGTCCGCCATCGCGTGATCGACGGTCTGTCCTTTCAGCCCGCGCATGATGAAAAACGTCGGCGTCGAATCGAGTAGTCGACAGATCGGGACCGTGAATGCGCTCACCGTACTCGGGGCGACTGCACCGACGGCGTCACAGGACCGAACGGCATCGGAAGCGGCGATCCGAACCAGCTGTGGGACGATTCTGTGGGAGCGTTTCAGTAGCCCGAATGCTCCCATGTAGTATTTGAACCCGATAACACGGACGTTGTCGGGCACGTCGAGGTCTACGGCACCCTCCCCCTCTCCGACCGGAAGCACGAGTAGAAGCTCCTCGAACCGATCACTGTTCGCGAGAAAAAAGTCCAGGAGGTTCGCGTAGTCCGTTGAGTAGGTGTCGGCCGCCTTGTCGTAGTGGATGGGAGTGTTTAGGAACAGCGCGACCCGTCGACTGTGTTCGGACATCGGAACTAGCAGGCGGTTCTAGGGTGACAGTGTTAAACGTTTTCAGGTTCGGTGCCGTCCGTCTGACGATCCAAATATAACCGCCATACGGCCCCTGCCATCCCGATCAGTAGCCAGAACGTCTCTGCGACTTTGACGTTGATGAACACGTCCTGAAAGATGGCGACAATGAGTAGCGCCGCGGTGACGCCGACGGTTCCGGTCCCGACCGTCCGGAACAGGGGGTCATCGGAGTGGACGACCAACTTCACTCCGGTTTGCAGGATTACAGCGATGCTTAGGAGGAATGTTACCAACCCGATGATCCCGGTTTCGACGAGCAACCGCAGGTAGAAATTGTGCGCCTCGGCGGGTCCTATGACCGCTCCCGGACTCCCCTTCCCGAACCCTACAAGCATCGCTGGGACGGGGGGCGCGAGGAACTCGTTCCAAATCTCGAGCCGTGACACGATGCTCGAGAAAACCGACTGTGGGAGGAACCGTCGGACGATCAGCGGGTTCAGGACGGTGAACGGAATCACTGCGAGGAGCGCTGCAACGAAATAGGCGACAACGTTCCTGTCTGTCGCCCTGACGGCGTATCCGAAAGTGAACACGGAGAGCACGAACAACGTTGCACCGATAGTCGCCCGGGAGACGGTGACCATCATGCTACCGAGGAAGGCCACCAATAACGCACAGCAGATGATCCTCACCCGGTGTCCAGTCCGGTACAGGAGCATCCCGAACGTGAGGAATACCGGCGGGAGGTAAAAGCCCGCGGACGCCAACACGCTCGGCTGGCCGAGCAGAGACGGGCCGTATCGCCATTTCGCGATGTCGACGGTGTGGAACAGCGGTCCGAGGTCGCCGGTGGCAAGTTGGACGGCCATCCAAGTGGCGTTGAGGACGCCACCAAAAATGAACGCGGTGACGACCACTGATACGTCGGCCCGCGACTTGACGAGGTTTGCGACCAGGAGGGCGAACAGCAGGAACTGCACCTCCTTGAGCAGGTAGAGGGCGGCCCGAGCGGCTGGGAGCGCGTATACACCGATACCCACGACCGTGACCACCAGGGCCACCGCGAGATACCCGGCGAAAGGCACCGCGAACGGTGGGAGGTACACGTGGTCACTCCGGTGTAGCGTAACCGTCCAGCCCAGCAGTACGACGAGTAACAGCAAGTCCTCGAGCCGCAGGGTGAACGCACGGCTCACCGAGACCGGGATATCCACCGGGATTTCCGGAGACAGGGCCACGAACAGAACCAGGGTACCGAGTAGCGTCCATCTGGCGGCCCCCTCGTTGACGCCCCCTCGGACGACGATTGCCACCATTGCGGTGCAGACGACGACGCCAACGACAGCGACAGGGAGAGCTTCATCAAAATAAATACGACCGACGAGAATGAGTACCGTACTCACGACCGCAAAAACAGCGCCGATACTTCCGGCCGTTCTTGTGCGGTTGTGTAGCCACATATCCTTACTCCATGCCCGGTGACCGTGTCAGGGATCGGTGTATCCGAGATAGCGCAGTCGCTGCTTGACGACATCGTCGTCAGCAGTCGTCGTCGATTCGACCGGTGGCTCCGGGACAATCTCCCGACGTGAACTGGATTCGACTTCCAGCCACGGGACGGTTACGAGCTCCGGCGTATAGATACCGTACGGGTGCCCCCATTCTGTTATCGGGACGGGGCGGGCACGCTCCCCGATCATGTTCCCGTGGTCGGAGGTGACGACTGTCTTGCCGTCGAGCGTGTCGAGGAGTTCCGCTACCACGGGGAGGACCCGGTCGAGGTTCGCCTCGTAGGCGCTCCAGACCTCGGCGGCGGTAGTCTGCAGGTCGCCCGTCATGACTTGCCGCCAGCAGTTGGTGTCGTCGGGGTTCTCAAAACCGAGTTCGTCGGTGAATGGCTGCTCGTCGGAACCGATGAACGGGTAGTGAGGCTGGATGAAGTGTACCAGAAGGCGCTTTTCTGGGTACTTGGCGGCGGCCTCCCGGGCTTGGTCCGCCGTCGTCTCTGGGAGAACAGTCCTGCGATTGTCATCCCAACCGTCGTCGAGCCAGACGTTCAGTTCGGCATGGAACTCTACGTTGACGACCTCACTGTTTCGAGAGAGCATGGGGCTTGCCGTGACGTACACCGTATCGTGGAATGTCTTTCCATGAAAGTTCCCTAGGAGGAACTCCCGCGTGTTTGACCCCCGTGACATCCGTGATGAGAGATTACCGGGGAGCGAGTGCCGGTCCGCGAACAGATCGTACCGACAGGCGTCGAGCAACAGTAGCGAGTCCCAGTCTTCGGACATGATATCACAGCCGTCGGTGTTGTACGAGCGTGAGTTTAGTCGGTTGTAGTAAATCCTGTTGAGTTCCCGACCGACGAGGGACGGCGTCGCGAGACCCCGACGTATTTGTTCTATAGAATACATTTATGGACTGTCTTTCGTCGCTCGGTGCCCGGGTGTGAGGCGACCCTCGCCGGGCTACCGTTGGTCATTCGCTACGTCCTGATGAGTTGGTTCGTGGGGCATCAATGTATCGCCTGACGCTCACCTCGGTTTCGAGTCTGGGGCCAAGAGTCACTTTTCGATCATCTCCACTAAATCATCGAGCACCTGCCAGATCTGTCGGATGACAATCTTCACGTCGAACCAGAACGATTGCCTGCGGATATACTTAATGTCGTACCGAAGTTTCTCCTGTGGGTCGTGGCCGGTCACGGCGTTGATTTGTGCGAGTCCGGTCAGTCCGGGCTTGACGAACCACCGGCGCCGCCAGTCCGCGGCTCCCGACTCCATGTTCGTGTCCAGTTCCGGTCGCTCCGGTCGCGGACCAACGACGCTCATGTCGCCGGTCAGGATTGACCACAGCTGTGGAATCTCGTCTAGATGTGTCTTCCTGAGGAACCGGCCGACACGTGTCACACGCGGATCGATATCGCCTCTGTCCTCCGCGGAGAGTTTCGCCCCCGTTTCGGCTTCAGCCTCGGGAATCATGCTCCGGAACTTGTACACAGTAAACGTATCACCGAACTCCGCAGTCCGTTCCTGGCTGTACAACACGGGACCGGGACTATCCAATTTAATAGCTACGGCGATTGCCAGAATCACTGGCGACAACACGACCAGTCCACAGGCGGAGAAACACACGTCGAACACTCGCTTGACCACGTAATCCTGCCAGTCCCATGGATTGAGATCCACCTCTACTAACTCGCCACCAGCCACACCAGCGGTCAACACGTCCTCAGCGTGATTCCGGTGGACCATCGCCGTCACACCGTGGTCGAAACAAGTGTCGAGCGTACCGAAAAACTCCGCGCGATCGGTATCTGCAAACGCCAATAGCGCCGTGTCGATCTCGTATTTCACCAACACTTCATCTAGCCGCGACAACCCACCCAAATTCGAGAGTTCGTCCAGTCGCGTCGTGACGGCCCCGCCGTCGGACATCTCTGGCTTCCCGACCACGCCTCCCTCCGTGGCCTCGTAGGACGACGGCGGCGAGACGTACCCGATCACGGGCAGGTCGGTCTCCTCGAGAATCGCTTCCATCGCAGTCGGATCGTCACCGACGATGATCGCTCTGGACTGTTCGCTCGGGCGGCGTCGGATCGCGACCATCCAGGCGGGCAACCAGAGCAACAGGAAAGCCGTCCCGAGCATCAGCGTCGCCCGCGGCATTCGATAGTTATAGTCGAAATATCCAAGCGCGGCCAGTCCAACCATCGCGAGGAACACCCGTTTCTGCGTGAGAATGATCGTGGCCAGTACGCGGCGCGGCCGGGGTTTGAACAACGGCCACATCGCACCGAGAACGACGACAAGTGCCGTCAGGATCACGAACACCAGCGCACCATTTGATAAGACGGCGGGCGCTGGCCGACCAAGGACCGGCACCTGACTGAACGCGTCCTGAATCAACGGGTAGTTGACGAACCAGACAGCGACGGCGGTGAGGCTGGCAGTCCCGAGGACGCTCGCGACCCGATACCGCCAGCCCGTTGCCATTGGAACTGATAACTCCACCGCCGGACATAAGGCCTGCGACAGCCGTCACACGAGCGTCTGACACCTCTCGAACGCACGTTTCGGCATGTCGACTCGGGGACAAACTCTTGGTGTCGCCCTGCAGAGACAGGAACGTGACACGGCTGTCGGAACTCGCGATGACCGAGAACGAAAACCTCGTCGACCTCGCCAACCAATGGCGGCGACGACTCGGACGCGCCCTCTTCGGCGACCGGTACGGCGTCGTCCTCTTTCTCGGGACGCTCGCCATCCTCGCGACCTACTGGCGGGTCGGGGTGTTCATCACCGACAGCTACGCCATCGCCAACGGACTGGTCAACGTCGCCGACGGCCACCTCGCGATCACGGAGAAAACCTACTCGCTCACGCTGGGCTCCCAGCCCGGCCTCTGGTACGCCGACGGCGCGGTCTACGCCCGCAACTACGCCCACATCTTCCTCTCACTCCCGGTCCTCTGGCTACTGGACGCCCTTGCCGGCCTCTTCGACCTGCGGCTCGTCCTCGCCGCGGCGTGGTCGGGACTACTCGTCCTCCTGTTCGACCGTCTCGGACGCCTTCTCGATTACCATACCCAATTCGCCACCGCGGGAACGGCCCTCGGACTCCTGACGTTCCTCGGGAGCGCCCTCGTCGCTGCACCACTCCCCGACCGATGGACGGCCTTCCTCGCGCTCCAGGTGACGGGGATGATCGCCGTCGCGTTCGTCGGCGTGATACTCTACCGTGTCCTCGCACACGCCCACGGACGACGGGTCGGCCTCTGCTTCGGCGCGGCGGCCGCGATCGCCTCGCCCGTTGGCTTCTGGGCGACGATCCCGAAACGCCACGCGCTCTCGACGCTGGCCGTCGTCGCCATCCTGAGCGCGTTCTACTTCAGCCGCGCCGAAGACGCGAGACGACGAGCCCTCGGCCTCCGTGCCCTCGCGTACGCCGTCGTCGCACTGTTCGCGTGGCTGCACGCGCTCGAAGCCCTCGTGGTGTTCGCGGTCTTCGTGCCGCTCGACATCGCGACTGCACGCTCGAACCACCCGAAACACCTCGCCGTCGTCGGTGTCGTCTTCCTCGTCGCGCTCGCGCCCTTCCTCGCGACCAACGCGGCGATCAACGACAACCCGTTCCAGCCGCCCCGGTCGATGGATCAGTTCTCCGGCCAGGTCGACCCACTCGCGAGCGGTGGCCAAGACGGCAGGGACGGCCAGCGCGGTGGCGATAGCGGATCGACACCGACGCCGACACCCACCGAGTCACAACCGACGACGACTGATGGAGCGGGACCACCAGCCAACGGGACGACCACGGAAGGTGGAACCGACGGGACGACAGCCCCCACATCACCCGGTTCCGAGCCCCCATCCGATTCATCACCGGGACCGATCGCGACACTGGTCGCGGCGATCACGGCCGTCGCCGGCGTGGCGATCGAGGGGAGTTCCTGGGCCGTCGGCGAGGGCTGGTCCTACGTCGACACCGGACTCACGCTCGCCAAGGAGGATCCTGAGCGTCTCTACCACATCTTCGTCCGGAGCGGGCGCATCCCCGAATACGTCGCCTACCATATGACCGATCAGGAGGCAGTCGACCTCGCACTGCTGGAAGTCGCGCCGTTACTCGGCGGTCTCCTCGGCGTGGTCGGAGCGGGACTCCACCGACTCCGAACCCGTTCGCTGGCCGGGATCCGGACTGCACTTGGACAACCAGCGCGCCAGACGGACCTGCTCGCGGTTGCGATGACGGTCGCGCTGGTGCTGATGAACGTCGAACGACTCCCGCTCCACACGCAGTTCACCGTCCGGTACCTCGTTCCGATCGTGCCGCTCGGGCTGTACGGACTCGCCCGACTGGACTGTGTCCACCGCGTCGTTTGCGCCGACCTGCGCTGGATCACCGGCGCGTACGTCGGCGCTCTCCTCGTAGGCGGACTCGGGTTCTTGGCCGCCAATCTATGGCTCGGACTCGCACTCGGTGAGGCGATGCAACTGCACGCGCTGGTCAATCTGACTAGCGCTGCACTCCTCGCGGGCTGGGCGGTCGCCGCGAGTCTCGTCGACCTCGACGAGCGGATCGGCGTCGTCGCGCTCGCGGTCCCCGCTGCACTGTCGACGCTGTTCCTGCTGTTCACCGGACTCGTCTATCTCCAGTACGCCGACTACGCACTGCCACTCGTTGAGGCACTCACCGAACTGTTGCCGATTGCCGTCTAGACTCCTCTGGGCGAACCAGTCGGATCATACTGGTACTCTTCTGTTCGAGCCGCTGAGACTGGAGCTACAACCTATTATCGCGATAATCATTACCAGGATAATGACCTTCTGCAACCGAGAGACAGAGCTACTGGCCGACCTTGTATCGACAGCACGTAACTGATACGCCGAAATTCGGGACAGCACTTCGCGTTGCGAGTTGGCTTACGGTGTATTCCTCGTATGGCTCCTCGATGAGGAGCGCGAGAACGTCTTCCATCGCCTGGTACCGAAAGACACGGTCGTCGGGGAACGGATACTCCAGTGCAATTGTAGTACTCACTTTCCAATCGGGAATACTATTCCTATTAGGAATATATTGGACAAATCTACTGGGGATATATTGACACTTGAAATGAGTAATGGGATTTGTGGTCAGTTATTCCGTCGCCGTCTCAGCACTCTCCTCGGACCCAGCGTCGGCGCTTGCCTCACCCGTTTCCTGCAACCGACGCTCGGCCTCTTCTTGATCCTCGGGATAGCCAACGTCGATCCGCCAGCCGTCCATCCGGATGGCGTCGATGGTTCGGCCCGACTGGATTAGCAGGTCGATGGCTTCGCTGATCTCGTACTCACCCCGGTCCGAGGGCTGGACAAGGTGGCAGGCGTGGAAGATGGCCGGCGTGAAGGTGTAGAATCCGGTCATCACGAGATTCGACGGTGGCTCGTCGGGCTTCTCGACGACCTCGACGATCTCGCCGTAGTCGTTGGTGTCACAGACGCCATATCGGCTGGCATCTTCCCACGGCACTTCCTCGACGAGGAACGCCGCATCGGCGCGACTCTCCCGCTGGCGGTTGACCACGTCCGCGAGGTTCGCCTGGAAGACGTTGTCGCCCAGCATCAGCATGAAGTCGTCGTCGATATGCTCTTCTACGGTCAGCAGGGCGTGGGCCAGTCCCTGCTGTTCGCGCTGGTGGGTGTAGGTGATCGGGACGCCGTCGAACTCGTCGCCGTAGTGGTCGATGATGACCTCCTTCATGTAGCCGACGACGACGACCAGTTCGTCGGCTCCGAGATCGACCAGTTGCTCGAAACAGTGGGTCAGGATCGGTTTGTCATCGACCTCGACCATTCCCTTGGGCTTGTCCTCGGTGAGGGGCCGCAGCCGCGTTCCCTCGCCGGCGGCCAACACGACGGCTTTCATGTCCGCTTACTCGACGGGTCAACTGCAAAACTCTTGTCCTCGCCTTCGCCTCGATACGGTCTCGTCTCAGGAAGTTCGTTGAGATGGGTTTGCCCGAGATATGGTATCGGTAGAAAGATAATTTTCCATAGTAAATGCGGGACAAGACTAATACTATTAGATGCTATAGCAATAACTAGCGATGATGGAGTACGTCGACGGGATTGCGGCAAAAATCATGCTAGCGATCCGTCCCGGTGATTCGATTCGGCGGATCGCCCAGAAGATCGACGGCTCCTACTCGTGGGTCTACGACTGGGTCGAACGGTTGGAAGAAGCGGGCTTCATCCGGCGCGACGATGGCCTCTACATCGAGAGTTACGATGTCAGAGACAGCTACTACGATATCGTCGCAGCAATATCCAGATCAGCTCCGCTCTCGATCGACGAGGGATACGTCATTCCGCATTTCGCAGGTATGCCGTTCGCGTACACGAAAATCGACGGAGTCTACGTTTGGACGCACGGGGGCTATCAGATCGCTCGCGGTCACGACGACTATCCGATCTTTATTCAGGTCGCTGACCGGGATATCGAACGGTGGGCTGCCTTCTTCGACGAGTTCGGGATTCCAAACACGATCGAGGAGCGCCTGGATGCAACCGAGTACGAGGGAACAGTCGCGTACGTGTTATTCCCGACGAGCGAGGATATCACTCGCGAGTGGGTCGACGGCAACCCAGTCGTTCCGTTAGACGAAACGATCGACCACATGCTGGACTACCGTGTGAACTACGAACCGGCGTTGGAGATGATCGCTGACGAGTACGACCGTGACATCGACGCGTCCCACGCAGACCCGCACCTGAAAGCATGAGTCTTGGCGAACGCGAAGACGAGTTGCTAGATACGCTAGAGACGGTGATCGACGCCGATTTTCCGTACGTGCTTGTCGGTGGCTGGGCAATTGCGGCGTTCAACCAGCGATTTACGACAGATGTTGACGTCGTGATTCCGGGACAGGCTCTCGACGACTACACTGCGCTCCTCACTGGTCGTGGCTACGAGAAAACCGCTGATGTCGAGCGAAACGAATTGTACGAGGGTCGTACTGTCAGGTTCGAGAAAGACGTCGGGAACCCGGTTCAGTTCGATGTGATGGTCGATGCATTGGGGTGTCGACAAACAGAAGCCGAGTGGTCGTATCGCTATCTGTCCGAACACTCCGTCACCGAAGAATTAGGCACATCCCGTCCAATTTCGGCTCGGATTCCGGAACCGGAGTTGCTGTTTGCGGTAAAACTCCACAGTGGCCGAAAAGCCGATACCCGCGACCTTGTGGTACTCGGGCGCGACGCCGATCTAGAACGAATCGCGATGCATCTCAACCGTGGGGACTCAGAGAAACTTGCACGGCGTATCGGAGTCGTCATGGATCGACTAACGTCACCCGGTTTTGCGGATTCGTTTAAAGGCGTCTTCGAACAGCAGACAGTACCCGAGCAGGATATCGACGCTGTCAAGGAATTTCTTCTCAACCAGCGTGATCGTCTCGATACCGAACAGTGATGTAAAAGAACGATTGGCTGTCAGGTACGCAACCCCTCCTCCGCGATACGCCCTATCACGTCTCGATGTTGGCGGTGGATGTCATCTCGTTCGTTCTCAAAAGCCTCCGTGATTTCCCTCTTGAACTCCCCGACCGATCGCTCGTCACCGCAGAGGAAGTCTCCGCTCACGGCGTCGTGAGCCACTGCGATTGGAAGTTCCTCGATATCGGAAACATCGACATATGGGGCGTCCTCGCGCTGGAGCATCCCGGAAAGATGGCAACGCTTCTGGAACCGTTCGCTCGATGAAAGCTTGTCGGTGAATTTGACGGCGAGGTCGAGGTCGGACGCGGCATGGTTTTCATCCGTGACGCGGGAACCGAAGGCCACTGCAAACACGATGTCGTCATCTCCACGGAGTGACTCTGCGAGGTCGGTCAGCACCGTCGATTGATCGTCACTCCCTGTCATGTGGAGAACAACGCCGTATCCCACCAAAAGAATTGTCCTCCGCGGGGCCTGAGGGCCCGTCCTTCGAAACCGACTTTCCCGACCTCTCCCAACCTCTGAAAGTGAGTCGTCGGTACGCGTCGGTCGTCCTCGCGCTGTGTACGCTGGCCTTCTTCGCCACGATGGTCGCCCGGCTGGTGATCAGCCCCGTCGTCCCGAACCTCACGCTCGCGTTCGGGGTCAGCAACGGCACCATCGGGCTGGCGCTGTCGGGCATGTGGGTCGCCTACGCGACCACACAGTTCCCGAGCGGCGTCCTCGGCGACCGCCTCGGCGAACGAACGGTCATCCTCGCAGCCGTCGGCGGCACCGCGGTGACGAGCCTCCTCCTGACGACCGCACCGAACTTCCCGCTCTTTTTCGCCGGGACTGTCCTCCTGGGAGCGGTCGCCGGCCTCCACTACAGCGTCGCCACCACGCTGCTTGCCCGCTACTTCGACGACATCGGGTGGGCCATCGGTGTCCACGTCGCCGGGGGACCGCTCGCCGGTCTCCTTGCCCCCATCGCGGCGGCTGTGGTCGCCACACAGTACGGCTGGCGGCCGGCCATCGGGATCGGCGCGGCCGTCGCTGTCCCCGTGTTCGTCGCCTTCTGGCTCTCCGTGGAGTCGACCGAGCCGCGCCGGCCGGAGCAACCCCTCAGAGAGCGCTTCGAGGTCGCCGCAGTGCGCGAGCTGCTTGCCCGGCCCCAGATCCGATACACGACCGCACTCTCCGTCCTTGGAGCCTTCTCCTGGCAGGCGACGGCCTCGTTCCTGCCGACCTTCTTCACGGCCCACCACGGCTTCTCGACGACGGTGGCGGGCGCGCTGTTCTCGGCGTACTTCGTGATTCACGGCCTGACCCAGCCGATGCTCGGGTCGCTCTCGGATCGGCTCTCCCGGGACGGCGTCGTCGCTGGCGCGCTCGCGTCGGCTGCGATCGGGTACGCGCTGCTGGTCGTGACCGAACAGTTCGTCGTCGTGATCGCCGGGATCGTGCTCGTCGGCGTCGGGATGAGTTGGGGCGCGCCGCTGCAGTCCCGGTTCATGGACATCCTCTCTGACGCCGAACGTGGGGCCGGGTTCGGGCTCGTCCGGACCGTCTACATGACCATCGGTGCATCGGGGAGCGTCGTCGTCGGTGTCCTCTCGGATACTATCAGCTGGACCGTCGCGTTCGGGCTGCTGGCCGTGTTGGCGAGCGTGGCCGTCATCGCTATCGTCGTGAACCGAGTGCTGGGGCTCGGTCTCTGAGAGCCGCGTGGTTCCCCTTCTCGATGCAGGACTTTGGACCGTCGTTGGAAATGTCGATACCGTCTTTCGGAGACGCGAAAAGTCTATACCGATACATCGTCTTTGTAATGGTATGCCGGTGAACTGGGAAGCGCAGCGGGAGATGGACCGCGACGTTGAGGAAAACGCGGACCTGTATGAAGTGCTGGCCGACGAACCCGACGACGAATAACTACCTGTCGCCCGGTTCGACAACCCGTAGTTCGTCATCGAAAAACCGCCACCAAACATCGTAGAGGTCGTCCTTTCGATAGAGCGTATCCAGCCGCACTGTTTCGATCTCTCTCCGGACAGTGTGTGACTCTTGCCGGGCTTCTCCCAGCCGATCCAGCGACCATTTGCTATACTCGATACCGTTTTCGTCCAACAGCCGCCGGAGTAGTGCAACTGCAGTCCGGTGGTTTGCGTCAGGAAAGAAATGTTTACCGACGACCGCGTGCATCCAGCC
This Halorientalis sp. IM1011 DNA region includes the following protein-coding sequences:
- a CDS encoding nucleotidyltransferase domain-containing protein, translating into MTGSDDQSTVLTDLAESLRGDDDIVFAVAFGSRVTDENHAASDLDLAVKFTDKLSSSERFQKRCHLSGMLQREDAPYVDVSDIEELPIAVAHDAVSGDFLCGDERSVGEFKREITEAFENERDDIHRQHRDVIGRIAEEGLRT
- a CDS encoding exopolysaccharide biosynthesis polyprenyl glycosylphosphotransferase; translated protein: MATGWRYRVASVLGTASLTAVAVWFVNYPLIQDAFSQVPVLGRPAPAVLSNGALVFVILTALVVVLGAMWPLFKPRPRRVLATIILTQKRVFLAMVGLAALGYFDYNYRMPRATLMLGTAFLLLWLPAWMVAIRRRPSEQSRAIIVGDDPTAMEAILEETDLPVIGYVSPPSSYEATEGGVVGKPEMSDGGAVTTRLDELSNLGGLSRLDEVLVKYEIDTALLAFADTDRAEFFGTLDTCFDHGVTAMVHRNHAEDVLTAGVAGGELVEVDLNPWDWQDYVVKRVFDVCFSACGLVVLSPVILAIAVAIKLDSPGPVLYSQERTAEFGDTFTVYKFRSMIPEAEAETGAKLSAEDRGDIDPRVTRVGRFLRKTHLDEIPQLWSILTGDMSVVGPRPERPELDTNMESGAADWRRRWFVKPGLTGLAQINAVTGHDPQEKLRYDIKYIRRQSFWFDVKIVIRQIWQVLDDLVEMIEK
- a CDS encoding MFS transporter, with amino-acid sequence MSRRYASVVLALCTLAFFATMVARLVISPVVPNLTLAFGVSNGTIGLALSGMWVAYATTQFPSGVLGDRLGERTVILAAVGGTAVTSLLLTTAPNFPLFFAGTVLLGAVAGLHYSVATTLLARYFDDIGWAIGVHVAGGPLAGLLAPIAAAVVATQYGWRPAIGIGAAVAVPVFVAFWLSVESTEPRRPEQPLRERFEVAAVRELLARPQIRYTTALSVLGAFSWQATASFLPTFFTAHHGFSTTVAGALFSAYFVIHGLTQPMLGSLSDRLSRDGVVAGALASAAIGYALLVVTEQFVVVIAGIVLVGVGMSWGAPLQSRFMDILSDAERGAGFGLVRTVYMTIGASGSVVVGVLSDTISWTVAFGLLAVLASVAVIAIVVNRVLGLGL
- a CDS encoding glycosyltransferase; protein product: MSEHSRRVALFLNTPIHYDKAADTYSTDYANLLDFFLANSDRFEELLLVLPVGEGEGAVDLDVPDNVRVIGFKYYMGAFGLLKRSHRIVPQLVRIAASDAVRSCDAVGAVAPSTVSAFTVPICRLLDSTPTFFIMRGLKGQTVDHAMADAPLKRRFLRRVVGSYGWATKRLLRNDRTVLFTIGEYTDRLAERGYPPAKLVSLFPLVHDNIVRESVDPADEVSDLLFVGRLSGEKGVGDLLAAFAELVERADRELTLHVVGDGPAEDSLREQARTLGVADETVFHGFVPHGEELWRRYDDSDLLILPSYTEGLPRVLGEGMARGLPVVATRVGGIPAFVRDGENGLLVKPGNRNDLRSAIGRLLEDDELRADLATASLDTASTVTFSEQGGRLVDELETRLWE
- the aglF gene encoding UTP--glucose-1-phosphate uridylyltransferase AglF, which gives rise to MKAVVLAAGEGTRLRPLTEDKPKGMVEVDDKPILTHCFEQLVDLGADELVVVVGYMKEVIIDHYGDEFDGVPITYTHQREQQGLAHALLTVEEHIDDDFMLMLGDNVFQANLADVVNRQRESRADAAFLVEEVPWEDASRYGVCDTNDYGEIVEVVEKPDEPPSNLVMTGFYTFTPAIFHACHLVQPSDRGEYEISEAIDLLIQSGRTIDAIRMDGWRIDVGYPEDQEEAERRLQETGEASADAGSEESAETATE
- a CDS encoding helix-turn-helix domain-containing protein; amino-acid sequence: MEYVDGIAAKIMLAIRPGDSIRRIAQKIDGSYSWVYDWVERLEEAGFIRRDDGLYIESYDVRDSYYDIVAAISRSAPLSIDEGYVIPHFAGMPFAYTKIDGVYVWTHGGYQIARGHDDYPIFIQVADRDIERWAAFFDEFGIPNTIEERLDATEYEGTVAYVLFPTSEDITREWVDGNPVVPLDETIDHMLDYRVNYEPALEMIADEYDRDIDASHADPHLKA
- a CDS encoding O-antigen ligase → MWLHNRTRTAGSIGAVFAVVSTVLILVGRIYFDEALPVAVVGVVVCTAMVAIVVRGGVNEGAARWTLLGTLVLFVALSPEIPVDIPVSVSRAFTLRLEDLLLLVVLLGWTVTLHRSDHVYLPPFAVPFAGYLAVALVVTVVGIGVYALPAARAALYLLKEVQFLLFALLVANLVKSRADVSVVVTAFIFGGVLNATWMAVQLATGDLGPLFHTVDIAKWRYGPSLLGQPSVLASAGFYLPPVFLTFGMLLYRTGHRVRIICCALLVAFLGSMMVTVSRATIGATLFVLSVFTFGYAVRATDRNVVAYFVAALLAVIPFTVLNPLIVRRFLPQSVFSSIVSRLEIWNEFLAPPVPAMLVGFGKGSPGAVIGPAEAHNFYLRLLVETGIIGLVTFLLSIAVILQTGVKLVVHSDDPLFRTVGTGTVGVTAALLIVAIFQDVFINVKVAETFWLLIGMAGAVWRLYLDRQTDGTEPENV